The Sphingopyxis sp. YR583 DNA segment CCACGTCCCCGTTGGACCCAGCACCGCGATCGATGCGACATTGTCGAGCGTGTTGAACGCCGCTTCGCCCGAGAGCTGCCAGTCGCCGCCGAACATCTTCCACTGATATTCGCCGCGCCCGATCGTCTCCCCAATGTCGCCGGTCTGTGCAAAACGGTCGCCCGTAGCGACGCCACCTTCGGTGGTGGTGACGATTTCCTGCCGGTAGGGCTCGTGGCTGAACCGGCGGAGCCCGATCAGCTTCAGCTTCCCGGGCCCGACGCCGAACTGATAGTCGCCGCTGACCTCATAATTCCAGCTGTCGGCATTTTCATATACTGTGCGGACACGGTCGGGCAGGCCCGAGCCTATGCGCACGCCATCCTCATAATAGCGGTCATATTTCCGCTGATAATGGCCGCCGAGGTTCGCAACGGTGTCGCCCACCGGATCCCAGGTGATCCGCCCCGACAGCTTTGGCGTGTCGTAATGGGTGTTCCAGATATCCTTGCGCCGTTCGGTGATATTGCCCGCGCCGTCATAGATCAGGGTCGGCCCGCCCGCACCGCTGCGCGCCGAATCGTCATTGTTCAGCGCCACCTCATATTCGATCGTCCCGGTGCGGCCGCGCACCGACACATCGGCACGGGTAAACAGCGGATCGGTATAATGCGCGCGGAATTCAGGCTTCCACGAGAATTGCCCGGAAAAGGCGTCGGCGCGATATACGATATTGGCGACCTGTCCCGACAGGCCGGGAATATTGAGCGTCGCGCCGTCGACGATCTCGATCCGCTCGACATTGCTGGCGGGGATACGCGACAGCTGGGTGTACATGTCGTCGGCCTTGTTCGACGGCCGCTCGCCGTTGAACAGCACATTGCCGGTCGCCTGCCCCAGTCCGCGGAGATTCTCGTTGTCGCGGATCTGGAAGCTCGGCACCTGGATTAGCATGTCATAGGCGTTGTTCGGTGCGTAGCGCGCGAAGTCGGCGGGCGTATAGACCTGCCGCGCCGCGTTGCTGATCCCGCCAGCGGGCACTTCGGTGGATGCGGGCGGGGGGGTGTTGCCGGTCGGAGCCGCGGCCTCCTGCGCCAGCGCGGGCGTAGACAGCGTGGCCGCAACCGCGATCAGACTGATCCGTCGTTTCACTTGGACAGTCCCCCCGTCGCGCGGTTCATCGCCTGCGCATATTCGCCGGTCACGCCCATCGCCTTCATGCCGACGACCTCGTCGGCGCTAAGCTTTCTGTAACCCGCCGCGGCCAGCCCGCGCACATAGGCGCCGTCGACGCCGAGTGCCTTGCATGCGATCGCATCCTCGACGTCGGTGAGCACCAGCGCCTCTGACTTCAGATCGCGCACATATTCAGGCCGCACGTCGAGCGCCGCCGCCGCGATCAGGTCGTCGGCGTCCTTTGGCCGTACCCCCTCGTTTGTGAGCCCGTCGGCCAGTTCGATCGTCGCATCGACGAGCAACATCGCGAGCAGGGTGGAACGATGATCGGGTGACAGGCCGCGTTCGCTGAGTGCATGCTCGAACGCGGGATCGGACGTGAAGCGACACTCCCCCCTTCCTTCGAAAGCGCGGTTCAATATGCCGGTGCACGACAAGGTTCCAGCATCATGCATCACGGTAAAGCTGACCGGTCCTTGCGTCGTCCGCCCCAGCGCTGCCTCGGCTGGTGTGAAATAGGGGCGCGATCCGTCAAGGCTTTGGTCGCTGCTGGACTTCCTGTGCTGGATCCGGACGCGCGGGGCGCCCTTTTTTCCGCCCGCGGACTCGGCGACCCAACTGATGTCGTTCAGTACGAGCGGGTTGGCGGCGGCGGTCGGTGCCGAACAGGCAAGGATCGAGGTCAGCGCGGCGGCGCCAGCAAGATACAGGGCTTTCATCGGGTGCACTCCTCCCTCCGTGCGCCGGGCGAGCGTCATCGCTCGCCGCCGCAGCGGCAATTTTGAATCAGGTTTCGATTAATCGTCGGTCGCTGCGGACGAATGTCCGGGCGTCAGTCGCGAACGGGCGGCTTGGGTGGTTCGGGCGCCTGCGGGAATTCGATCCGCGCGGTTCGGCCGTCGGCTCGGCGTGCCTCGATTACGCCGCGTTCCAGATCGACGATCGCAACATTGCCGTTCTGTACCGCTTTCGCCACCGGGCGCGGTGTCGCTGCGGGGCGAGGCTTTGCAACCGGTCGGAATCCGCTCGTCGCACGCAGTTCGATTGCGTCGTCGGCGCTGCGCATCTTCACGCCAGCCTTCTGCATATCGGTTACAAAGTCGCAGTCGATGCCCATGGCCCGCAGGGCGATCACGTCATCGATACTGATATCGGGAAAATGGCTTTTCATGTCGCGCGCAAAGCGCGGCTCGATATGCAGCGCGGCCGCGCCGACCAACTCGTCAATATCGGTCCCAGGAAAGATGCCGCGCATCGTTTTGATATAGGCGGGATCGACCCCGGCCGCCTTAGCGCCGATAATTTCGTCGGCGGTTATTGCCGGCTTATGTTCGCGCATCTCCGCGACATATTCGGGCGTCACGCCGACGGCGCGCATGCTCACCAGTTCCTCGGCGCTCAACGGTTTCGCCACTGCGGCCGTATCATTCGCACCCTTGGTCGCGGCGGCCGAGGAGGAAGAGGTGATTGTCGCTGCTCGGGTGGTCGATGCGACAGACGTGCGGCTTGCTTCGGTCGCCTCTGGCTTGGCCGTCGCCGAAAATGCGGCGAGCGGCGCAGTGATGCCTGCGAGCACGACAAGGCTCATCAACATCCAGCTTGCACTCGCCGGCCCACGCTTCAGGCTGCCGTCGAGGACGCGGGTGATCCGGCGCTTCAGACTGTCTTTGCCGGGCGCGACGCCATGCGCGGCAAGCAGCGTGCCCTGATTGTCGTGTCGCGCCGCGCCGACGAGCAGCGTCGCATAATCGGGTCCGTCGATGTCTGCCATCAGCACCGCGTCGTCGGCGGCTTCTTCGCGCAGTTGATGGCTTTCGCGCGCCAGCATCCATACGAACGGATTGAACCAGAAAACCGCGCAGGCGATGCGCGCGCCGAGCAGCTTCGCCCAGTCGAGCCGCGCGACATGCGCCAGTTCGTGCGCGATGATCGCCTCGGCCTCATCCGACGCGGCGACCGCCTTCGGGCTCAGCACGATCGTCGGGCGCAGTACGCCCCAGCTGATTGGCGAGCGCAATTCCTTGCTGACCAACAGTGCGGTGCCATGTTTGAACCCCATGCGCCGCTGTGCCTCGGCCAGCGCCGACAGCCACGACCCCTCGACCAGTATCTCAGCGCGTCCGCGCATCGCGAACAGTCGCACCACCGCGAGTGCCATCACTCCAGATAGCAGCAGGAGCGGGGCAAGATAGAGAAAGGGGGCAAGCTCGCTCCACGAAAAGACAATCGGCGTCGATCCGGCACTATCGACCGCGACAGGGACTGACGTCGCGGCGGGTGCCGGATCGATCGCCGATCCCCCTGTTGTTGCAGTCTGCGCGATCGGAACGGCTTGTTCGAACGACCAGCTGGCCGGGAGCGGGGCCCATTGCGGCAGCAACAGGATCGCGGCAGGCAATGCGAGCAAGGCAACGAGACCCGCATGCGCGATCATCGATCGCTCACCGGCCGAACGCCACCGCGCGAGGCGGAGCAGGCCGAGCGTCAGCCCCGCTACGACGACGGATTTCCAGGCTAGGCTCAGCAATATGGCGGTGATCAGCATCACCCTCTCCCTTCGCGCGCTTTGGCGATCATCTGTTCGAGTTCGTCGAGTTCGCTATTGCTCATCTCGTCCTGCATGCCGAGCAGGGCGGCCGCGGCACTCGTCGCCGATCCGTTGAAGAAGACGCGCACGACCTGTGACAGCGCCGACTTGCGCGCGGTCTTGTCCGACACGCTCGGCGCGTAGACGAAGCCGCGGTCGGATTGTTCGCGTGCTACGAAGCCTTTCGTCTCAAGCCGTTTCAGCATCGCGCGGATCGCCGATCCTGAAAGCTCATCGGCGAGCGCCTCGCCGATCTCGGTCACGGTCGATGCGCCACGCTCATAGAGAATATCGACGATTTCGCGTTCCCGTGGGGGCAGACTGGACAACATACGACTCACCTCATGCGCTACATTTGTAGCGTGCTACATTTGTAGCGCATGCTTGGCAAGGGGTTTTATCCGGATAGCCCGGCAGTGGTGCGCAGCCGCTTTAGAGTGGCCGGCCGTCGTTCCTTCAGGCCGCGGCGGCGTAGGCGTCGATCGCAGCGAGATGTTTCGCCCTGCCGGTTTCGTTCAGGAATGAGCCGGCAAAGCTGTTGCGCGCGAGCGTGACGATGTCGTCCTTCGAAAGGTCGAGCGCGTCGGCGACCGCCTGATAATTGGCGTTCACATAGCCGCCGAAATAGCTGGGGTCGTCGCTGTTGATCGTCGCCTTCAGGCCAGCGTCCAGCATCGTCTTGAGTGGGTGCGCGGTGATGTCGTTCACGACGCACAGCTTGAGATTGGAAAGCGGACAGACAGTGAGCGTCATGCCCTCGGCCGCGAGACGCGCGATGAGGGCGGGGTCTTCGAGGCTGCGGTTGCCATGATCTATGCGGTGGACTTTCAGGAGGTCGAGCGCTTCATGGACATAGGCGGGCGGGCCTTCTTCGCCTGCGTGGGCAACGATCTTGAGGCCGAGGCTGCGGGCGCGTCCGAAAACGCGTTCGAATTTGGCGGGCGGGTGGCCGACCTCGGAGGAATCGAGGCCGACGCCATCGATGCGGTCGAGGAAGGGGAGGGCTTCGTCGAGCGTCTTTTCGGCCTCGGCTTCGCTGAGATGACGGAGAAAGCACATGATGAGCTTCGACGTCATTCCGTAGCTCGTCCGGGCATCGTCGAGCGCGCGGGTGATGCCCGCAATTACGGTTCCGAAGGCGACACCGCGGTCGGTGTGGCCTTGCGGATCGAAGAAGATTTCGACGTGGCGGACGGCATCGGCGTGGGCGCGCGTGAGATAGGCGGCGGTCAGGTCATAGAAGTCCCGCTCGCTGTGGAGGACGCCCATCCCTTGATAATAGATGTCGAGAAAATCCTGGAGGTTCGAGAAGGCGTAGGCGGCGCGCACGTCCTCGACGCTGGCGAAGGGAATCGCGACCTTGTTGCGCTGTGCCAGTTCGAACATCAGCTCGGGTTCGAGCGAACCTTCGATATGAAGGTGAAGTTCGGCCTTGGGCAGCGCGGCGATAAAGGCGGCACGCTCTTCCGCTGACGTAAAACCATCAGGCATCGGACTTGCCCTCCTCGCGCAGGATGATCATGGCCTCGGGCTTGTGCTGGCGGATCTCGTCGACCGTCAGTCCATCGACCTCGTGCGGGAAGATCAACCACTGGTCGGTTTCGTGGACGAAGAAATCGGGGCGGAGGTCGGTGACGTTGCGGCCGGGTTTGAACCAGACGGTCGCGATGCGAATGTCGCGCGGCATATTGTGGCGGCAGCGCGCCTTCAGTTCGGCGATGAAAGCGCGGATGCTGCGCCCGCTATCGAAAACGTCGTCGATGACAAGCAGGCGATCCTCCGGATTCAGCGTGTCGATGAGATAGCCGAGCGCGAAGACTTTGACGTGCGCGTCCTGCTTGTCGATGCCGTGATAGGAAGAGGTGCGGATCGCGATATGGTCGCAATGCTGGCCGTGATAGTCGAGCAGTTCCTGCACCGCGATCCCGAC contains these protein-coding regions:
- a CDS encoding TonB-dependent receptor plug domain-containing protein, with translation MKRRISLIAVAATLSTPALAQEAAAPTGNTPPPASTEVPAGGISNAARQVYTPADFARYAPNNAYDMLIQVPSFQIRDNENLRGLGQATGNVLFNGERPSNKADDMYTQLSRIPASNVERIEIVDGATLNIPGLSGQVANIVYRADAFSGQFSWKPEFRAHYTDPLFTRADVSVRGRTGTIEYEVALNNDDSARSGAGGPTLIYDGAGNITERRKDIWNTHYDTPKLSGRITWDPVGDTVANLGGHYQRKYDRYYEDGVRIGSGLPDRVRTVYENADSWNYEVSGDYQFGVGPGKLKLIGLRRFSHEPYRQEIVTTTEGGVATGDRFAQTGDIGETIGRGEYQWKMFGGDWQLSGEAAFNTLDNVASIAVLGPTGTWVDQPFDGGTGGVSEDRYEGLLSFGRKLTDKLNFQIIAGAEHSTITQTGMNGLTRSFFRPKGSVSLAWTPSPDFDVSVKLRRRVLQLSFYDFLARAFLNDGNQNESNNDLRPQQDWTYEAEINKKFGAWGSTKVILIYRDVEDRVDVIPIGANGEAVGNIAKAKAGAIDWTATINLDPAGIKGMRLEPRMLLQKSSLRDPFTGEKRQWNGFTDTVISLGLRHDMPASDWAWGGDVEYSHYQPNYRRNQVDKVWEGPVWASVFVEHKDVLGLTVRASVRNIANARSKRDRTAYTGVRGESPVSFVEERDRLIGPIFSFSVRGKF
- a CDS encoding M56 family metallopeptidase — translated: MLITAILLSLAWKSVVVAGLTLGLLRLARWRSAGERSMIAHAGLVALLALPAAILLLPQWAPLPASWSFEQAVPIAQTATTGGSAIDPAPAATSVPVAVDSAGSTPIVFSWSELAPFLYLAPLLLLSGVMALAVVRLFAMRGRAEILVEGSWLSALAEAQRRMGFKHGTALLVSKELRSPISWGVLRPTIVLSPKAVAASDEAEAIIAHELAHVARLDWAKLLGARIACAVFWFNPFVWMLARESHQLREEAADDAVLMADIDGPDYATLLVGAARHDNQGTLLAAHGVAPGKDSLKRRITRVLDGSLKRGPASASWMLMSLVVLAGITAPLAAFSATAKPEATEASRTSVASTTRAATITSSSSAAATKGANDTAAVAKPLSAEELVSMRAVGVTPEYVAEMREHKPAITADEIIGAKAAGVDPAYIKTMRGIFPGTDIDELVGAAALHIEPRFARDMKSHFPDISIDDVIALRAMGIDCDFVTDMQKAGVKMRSADDAIELRATSGFRPVAKPRPAATPRPVAKAVQNGNVAIVDLERGVIEARRADGRTARIEFPQAPEPPKPPVRD
- a CDS encoding BlaI/MecI/CopY family transcriptional regulator, which encodes MLSSLPPREREIVDILYERGASTVTEIGEALADELSGSAIRAMLKRLETKGFVAREQSDRGFVYAPSVSDKTARKSALSQVVRVFFNGSATSAAAALLGMQDEMSNSELDELEQMIAKAREGRG
- a CDS encoding adenosine deaminase, whose product is MPDGFTSAEERAAFIAALPKAELHLHIEGSLEPELMFELAQRNKVAIPFASVEDVRAAYAFSNLQDFLDIYYQGMGVLHSERDFYDLTAAYLTRAHADAVRHVEIFFDPQGHTDRGVAFGTVIAGITRALDDARTSYGMTSKLIMCFLRHLSEAEAEKTLDEALPFLDRIDGVGLDSSEVGHPPAKFERVFGRARSLGLKIVAHAGEEGPPAYVHEALDLLKVHRIDHGNRSLEDPALIARLAAEGMTLTVCPLSNLKLCVVNDITAHPLKTMLDAGLKATINSDDPSYFGGYVNANYQAVADALDLSKDDIVTLARNSFAGSFLNETGRAKHLAAIDAYAAAA
- a CDS encoding phosphoribosyltransferase — protein: MSGEKIFISANDLLADSFRLGMQVLDSGFQPTHLVGIWRGGAPVGIAVQELLDYHGQHCDHIAIRTSSYHGIDKQDAHVKVFALGYLIDTLNPEDRLLVIDDVFDSGRSIRAFIAELKARCRHNMPRDIRIATVWFKPGRNVTDLRPDFFVHETDQWLIFPHEVDGLTVDEIRQHKPEAMIILREEGKSDA